One Ciconia boyciana chromosome 9, ASM3463844v1, whole genome shotgun sequence genomic window carries:
- the LOC140656810 gene encoding protocadherin gamma-A10-like, whose translation MCAAGRCRGRRKRALLWCVLVAAWEAAWGQLRYSVPEEMPKGSFVGDVAKDLELELPALRQRGGRIIDRGRTQYFALHGKTGHLVTAQRIDREQLCRLLEKCVLRCEVIVEGEMQVYGIEVEITDINDNAPSFQESETQLRISETTAPGSRFPLARAHDPDMGRNSLQSYELSGDEHFSLAVQAGPGGDQRPELVLAKALDREEAAFHELVLRASDGGEPARTGTARIRVAVLDANDNAPVFSQAEYTVRVPEDVPVGSVLVTVTATDADEGLNGHVKYSLKKVSHMALEIFQLDVETGAITLVRSLDFEESDSYEVEVQAEDGGGLSDTAKVAISVTDVNDNAPELTVTSQLSAISEDAPSGTVVALLHVQDRDSGANGEVRCSMAERLPFRLEKSFEDYYRVVTARELDREEVAEYNVTVRAADGGSPALWSSAVLALRVLDVNDNAPVFAEARYSARLPENNAAGALVLTVRAADADWGQNARVRYRLSEGRVRGSPLSSYVSVQAETGALYALRSFDYEEVREVWLWVRAEDGGAPALSSNVSVRLVIVDENDNAPQVLYPPAAAAPGAGWAGVELAPRSAEPGALVAKVVAVDADAGQNAWLSYELAKATEPGLFRVGLHSGEVRTARFLLARDAARQSLVVVVKDNGRPALSATATLTVVLAESVAELLAELGSAAAAPGEPAGSLTRWLVVAVAAVSCLFLAFLLLLLALRLRRWRWRRSQLPAAGSGALRGIPASHFVGIDGVRAFLHSYSHEVSLTADSRKSQLRLSGGSCCDTLPAQPPPDEPVPLLAEDPASARRADPAAPPVSSSDETFSATLPSAASLPVPPCSVSRLGRFSCEEGKTLVSNALCAGASCSGQANMGLCLSVTAGVGGRRSGATVALNFLSARLCRD comes from the coding sequence ATGTGCGCGGCGGGGAGGTGTCGGGGCCGGCGGAAGCGAGCCCTGCTGTGGTGCGTGCTGGTGGCGGCGTGGGAGGCGGCGTGGGGGCAGCTGCGCTACTCGGTTCCCGAGGAGATGCCGAAGGGCTCGTTCGTGGGCGACGTGGCCAAGGacctggagctggagctgccggCGCTCCGCCAGCGCGGCGGCCGCATCATAGACAGAGGTAGGACGCAGTATTTCGCTCTGCATGGGAAGACGGGACATTTAGTGACGGCGCAGAGGATAgacagagagcagctctgcaggctaTTGGAAAAGTGCGTGCTGCGGTGTGAGGTGATAGTGGAGGGGGAAATGCAGGTTTACGGAATCGAAGTGGAAATCACGGACATCAACGACAACGCACCCAGCTTCCAAGAGTCGGAAACGCAACTGAGAATAAGCGAGACGACAGCCCCAGGGTCGCGGTTTCCCCTGGCCAGGGCTCACGACCCGGACATGGGACGGAATTCGCTGCAGAGCTACGAGCTGAGCGGCGACGAGCACTTCTCGCTGGCCGTGCAGGCGGGCCCCGGCGGCGATCAACGTCCCGAGCTGGTGCTGGCGAAGGCGCTGGACCGGGAGGAGGCGGCGTTTCACGAGCTGGTGCTGAGGGCGAGCGACGGCGGAGAGCCGGCGCGGACGGGCACGGCGCGGATCCGCGTGGCGGTGCTGGACGCGAACGACAACGCGCCCGTGTTCAGCCAGGCGGAGTACACGGTGCGTGTGCCGGAGGACGTGCCCGTGGGCTCCGTCCTCGTCACCGTCACGGCCACCGACGCCGACGAGGGGCTGAACGGGCACGTGAAATACTCATTGAAGAAAGTGTCGCACATGGCATTGGAAATTTTCCAGCTGGATGTTGAGACCGGAGCGATCACGCTGGTGCGGAGCCTGGACTTCGAGGAAAGCGACTCCTACGAAGTGGAGGTGCAGGCAGAAGACGGCGGCGGACTTTCCGACACGGCGAAAGTCGCGATCTCTGTGACCGACGTGAACGACAACGCTCCCGAACTGACAGTGACTTCCCAGCTGAGCGCGATCTCTGAGGACGCCCCGTCGGGGACGGTGGTGGCCCTGCTGCACGTGCAGGACCGGGACTCGGGGGCGAACGGCGAGGTGCGGTGCAGCATGGCCGAGCGCCTCCCGTTCCGCCTGGAGAAGTCCTTCGAGGACTACTACCGCGTGGTGACGGCGAGGGAGCTGGACCGCGAGGAGGTGGCGGAGTACAACGTGACGGTGCGGGCGGCGGACGGCGGGTCGCCGGCGCTGTGGAGCAGCGCGGTGCTGGCGCTGCGGGTGCTGGACGTGAACGACAACGCGCCGGTGTTCGCGGAGGCGCGCTACAGCGCGCGGCTGCCCGAGAATAACGCGGCGGGCGCGCTGGTGCTGACGGTGCGGGCGGCGGACGCGGACTGGGGGCAGAACGCGCGCGTGCGGTACCGGCTGTCGGAGGGGCGGGTGCGGGGCTCGCCACTCTCGTCCTACGTGTCGGTGCAGGCGGAGACGGGCGCGCTGTACGCGCTGCGCTCCTTCGACTACGAGGAGGTGCGCGAGGTGTGGCTGTGGGTGCGGGCGGAGGACGGCGGCGCGCCGGCGCTGAGCAGCAACGTGTCGGTGCGGCTCGTGATCGTGGACGAGAACGACAACGCGCCGCAGGTGCTGtacccgccggcggcggcggcgccgggcgcgggCTGGGCGGGCGTGGAGCTGGCGCCGCGCTCGGCGGAGCCCGGGGCGCTGGTGGCCAAGGTGGTGGCGGTGGACGCGGACGCGGGGCAGAACGCGTGGCTGTCGTACGAGCTGGCCAAGGCGACGGAGCCGGGGCTGTTCCGCGTGGGGCTGCACAGCGGCGAGGTGCGCACGGCGCGCTTCCTGCTGGCCCGCGACGCGGCGCGGCAGAgcctggtggtggtggtgaaggaCAACGGGCGGCCGGCGCTGTCGGCCACGGCCACGCTGACCGTGGTGCTGGCCGAGAGCGTGGCCGAGCTGCTGGCGGAGCtgggcagcgcggcggcggcgccgggcgagCCGGCCGGCAGCCTGACGCGGTGGCTGGTGGTGGCCGTGGCGGCCGTGTCCTGCCTCTTCCTcgccttcctgctgctgctgctggcgctgcGCCTGCGGCGCTGGCGCTGGCGCCGCTCGCAgctgccggcggcgggcagcggcgctTTGCGCGGCATCCCGGCCTCGCACTTTGTGGGCATCGACGGCGTCCGCGCCTTCCTGCACTCCTATTCGCACGAGGTGTCGCTCACCGCCGACTCGCGCAAGAGCCAGCTGCGCTTGTCGGGCGGCAGCTGCTGCGACACCCTCCCGGCCCAGCCGCCGCCCGACGAGCCCGTGCCGCTGCTCGCGGAGGACCCTGCCAGCGCCCGCCGCGCGGaccccgccgctcccccggtGAGTTCCTCTGACGAGACGTTCTCCGCGACGcttccctctgctgcttctctgcctgttCCCCCTTGTTCTGTGTCCCGCCTAGGGAGGTTTAGTTGCGAGGAAGGCAAAACTTTGGTCAGCAACGCGCTGTGTGCTGGTGCCTCTTGCTCCGGGCAGGCGAACATGGGATTGTGTCTCAGCGTTACAGCTGGTGTGGGAGGCAGGCGAAGTGGGGCTACTGTTGCCTTGAACTTCTTAAGCGCGAGGCTTTGTCGTGACTGA
- the LOC140656814 gene encoding protocadherin gamma-B2-like produces MEVRPAAQGRAAAGRVALLAVLLPVCCRAAPERIRYAIPEELGRGSLVGPLARDLGLSPTDLPARKLRIVSGDEKQYFTLWEDNTNLRINERIDREGICGAVSPCVLSLEAVVENPFNIFHVSVTIQDINDNAPQFDREFVAIEMIESTPPGTRFPLSSGRDPDIGANSLQNYQLTPNPLFSLVVRESPDRTKHAELVLEKSLDREKERNHHLILTAVDGGDPVRSGTTQIKINVTDANDNPPVFTKEIYKVRVLENLPEGSLAFQVKATDGDEGTNAEITYSFSDIANSARQLFTLDSRTGDVKVTGPLDYEEEKYYEATVEGKDGGGLIAHAKVHIDILDVNDNAPTLALLPILNPIPEDSVPSTVVAVINVRDRDSGDNRQVSCNIDGDLPFRLEPSAENTYKLITASALDREKVSTYNITITARDRGSPALSSRAALVLEVSDVNDNAPVFEEDAYSAYVAENNAAGAPVLRVRARDADAGANGRVSYWLAGGSAGAAPYVSVEARSGAVYAQRSFDYEQCREFAVAVRAQDGGAPARSSTATVRVFVLDRNDNAPRVLWPAAGAAAGAGAAGAAPAAAPFEVVPRSAEAGYLVAKVVAVDADAGRNAWLSYELVQAPEPALFRVGLHSGEVRTARAVSERDAAKQRLVAVVKDHGQPALSATATLHVVLAESLQEALPELSERAAGAASPAELQFYLVLALALLSALFLLSVALAVLARVRRAGPPAVLRCLGAQRFSVAGAAFPADFCEGTLPYSYNLCAAPGRAVAEGAWLPPPPPSLPAEELLGGEPYGKRSPSSSAGAGEPPVDPDAPQVCKPARSRCFP; encoded by the coding sequence atGGAGGTCCGACCGGCAGCGCAGGGCCGGGCAGCCGCCGGGCGGGTCGCGCTGTTGGCCGTGCTGCTGCCAGTGTGCTGCCGTGCGGCGCCGGAGCGGATCCGCTACGCCATCCCcgaggagctgggcagaggcTCGCTGGTGGGGCCGCTGGCGCGGGACCTGGGGCTCAGCCCGACGGACCTGCCGGCACGCAAGCTGCGGATAGTGTCTGGTGACGAAAAGCAATACTTTACTCTCTGGGAAGATAATACAAATCTGCGGATAAACGAGAGGATAGACAGAGAGGGCATCTGCGGGGCCGTGTCGCCCTGTGTCCTCAGTTTGGAAGCAGTCGTGGAAAACCCTTTCAATATATTTCATGTAAGCGTTACTATCCAGGATATCAATGACAATGCGCCGCAGTTTGACAGAGAATTTGTTGCCATAGAAATGATCGAGTCCACGCCTCCTGGGACCAGGTTTCCACTGAGCAGTGGCAGAGACCCCGACATTGGCGCGAACTCATTACAAAACTACCAACTTACCCCCAACCCGCTCTTCTCCCTTGTAGTGAGGGAGAGTCCTGATAGGACGAAACACGCGGAATTGGTACTGGAGAAAAGCTTAGATcgagaaaaagagagaaatcacCATTTGATACTGACGGCGGTGGATGGTGGGGATCCAGTCCGATCCGGGACCACCCAGATTAAGATTAACGTGACCGACGCAAATGACAACCCGCCGGTATTCACCAAAGAGATCTACAAGGTTCGAGTGCTGGAAAACCTGCCAGAGGGCTCCTTAGCTTTTCAGGTGAAAGCTACTGACGGCGACGAAGgtacaaatgcagaaattacCTACTCTTTCAGTGACATCGCAAACAGTGCTCGCCAGCTCTTCACTCTGGACTCCAGAACAGGGGACGTGAAAGTTACAGGCCCCTTAGATtatgaagaagagaaatattaTGAAGCGACTGTTGAAGGCAAGGACGGGGGCGGGCTGATTGCGCACGCCAAAGTGCACATAGACATTCTAGACGTGAACGACAACGCGCCAACCCTTGCCCTCCTGCCTATCTTGAACCCGATACCCGAAGACTCGGTCCCGAGCACGGTTGTAGCTGTGATCAATGTCCGTGACAGGGACTCGGGGGATAACAGACAAGTGAGCTGCAACATCGACGGCGATTTGCCTTTCAGACTAGAACCGTCAGCAGAGAACACCTACAAACTAATAACAGCCAGTGCCCTGGACAGGGAAAAGGTCTCCACTTACAATATCACCATCACTGCCAGGGACCGGGGCAGCCCGGCGCTGTCCAGCCGCGCGGCGCTGGTGCTGGAGGTGTCGGACGTGAACGACAACGCGCCGGTGTTCGAGGAGGACGCCTACAGCGCCTACGTGGCGGAGAACAACGCGGCGGGCGCGCCGGTGCTGCGCGTGCGCGCGCGGGACGCGGACGCGGGCGCCAACGGGCGCGTGAGCTACTGGCTggcgggcggcagcgcgggcGCGGCGCCGTACGTGTCGGTGgaggcgcggagcggcgcggtGTACGCGCAGCGCTCCTTCGACTACGAGCAGTGCCGCGAGTTCGCGGTGGCGGTGCGGGCGCAGGACGGCGGGGCGCCGGCGCGGAGCTCGACGGCGACGGTGCGCGTCTTCGTGCTGGACCGCAACGACAACGCGCCGCGGGTGCTGTGGCCGGCGGCGGgtgcggcggcgggcgcgggagcggcgggagcggccccggccgcggccccgtTCGAGGTGGTGCCGCGGTCGGCCGAGGCCGGGTACCTGGTGGCCAAGGTGGTGGCGGTGGACGCGGACGCGGGGCGCAACGCGTGGCTGTCGTACGAGCTGGTGCAGGCGCCGGAGCCGGCGCTGTTCCGCGTGGGGCTGCACAGCGGCGAGGTGCGGACGGCGCGGGCCGTGTCGGAGAGGGACGCGGCGAAGCAGCGGCTGGTGGCCGTGGTGAAGGACCACGGGCAGCCGGCGCTGTCGGCCACGGCCACGCTGCACGTGGTGCTGGCCGAGAGCTTGCAGGAGGCGCTGCCGGAGCTGAGcgagcgggcggcgggcgccgccTCGCCGGCGGAGCTGCAGTTCTACCTGGTGCTGGCGCTGGCGCTCCTCTCCGCTCTGTTCCTGCTGAGCGTGGCGCTGGCCGTGCTGGCGCGGgtgcgccgggccgggccgcccgccgTCCTGCGCTGCCTGGGCGCGCAGCGCTTCTCCGTGGCCGGCGCCGCCTTCCCGGCCGACTTCTGCGAGGGCACCTTGCCCTACTCGTACAACCTGTGCGCGGCGCCGGGCCGCGCCGTCGCGGAGGGCGCttggctgccgccgccgccgcccagccTGCCCGCGGAGGAGCTTCTCGGCGGGGAGCCCTACGGGAAGCGGAGCCCGAGCAGCAGCGCCGGCGCGGGAGAGCCGCCTGTGGACCCCGACGCACCGCAGGTCTGTAAGCCCGCGCGCTCCCGCTGTTTTCCTTGA